The Mycolicibacterium cosmeticum DNA window GGCGGCTGTTCGACGCCGTGGTGCTGCAGCGGGCTTGCGAGCCGGTCCCGGTGCCGCCGTTGTTCGCCGGGGCGCGGGCCAACCGCTGGGCGGTCGGGGTGCAGGTGGCCCTGGGCATCTGGGTGCTGGCCGGTCTGCTGTTGCAGAGCTGGCAGGCGTGGGGCAGCTACGGCGGCGGCCGGCCGAAACCGGAGCTCTACGGGATCTGGTCGGTCCGTACCTTCGCCCTGGACGGCCACGCCGTCGCGCCCCTGACCACCGATGAAAATCGTTGGCAGCGTTTGGTTTTCGACGAGGTGGGGGCGGTGACCTTTCAGTCGATGGATGGCCGGCTACACACCGCGCCCGCCGCATTGGACGCCGGCGCCCGCACCCTGGCCCTGACCACACCGCTGCCGACGCCGGACGGCACCACCGCACCCGTACCGGACCCGACACCATTCGCCGACCTGCACTATCAGCAGCCCGACCCCGACCGGCTGACGTTGACCGGGACGCTGCGATGTGCCCCGGTGCGCATCGAGCTGGACCGGGTGGACCCGAACACCTTCCCGCTGCGCAACCGCGGCTTCCACTGGGTGCAGGAATACCCGTACTTCCGCTGACGGCGTCAGTACGGTAGTGGCACCACCGGCAGCCAGTCGGCGATCTCGACGGCCCGGGAGCCGGACAGGCTCATCCCGGACGCCGCATCGATGCTCAGCAGGCCGGTGGCCACCCGCAGCCAGGTGCGCGGATCGGCTTCGACCACGTTCGGTGGGGTGCCGCGGGTGTGCCGCGGACCCTCGATGCACTGCACCGCGACGAACGGCGGGACGCGGACCTCGACGCTGGCCCCCGGGGCCAGCGCGGCCAGGGTGCGTGCGGTGAGCCGCACCGCCTCGGCGATCACCGGCCGATCGGGGGCCGGCAGACTGTCGTCGCGCAACCAATCGGCGACCGCGAGCACCGCGGCCCGCGTCTGTTCAGGATCTACCGTGCGTCGCGCCGCCATCCCATTAGTGTCGCAATGTGGCCGCCGACCGCTTCGCAGTGCCTCACCGCACGGTCGGGGCGGTCGCGCTGGCCTTGCTCACCGCGCTGGCGGTGCTCATCTATCTGCAGTTCCGTGGCGACTTCCGGTTCCGGGCGGAACTGACCGTGCTGTCCCCGCGGGCCGGCCTCGGCGTGGACCCGGGATCCAAGGTGACCTTCAACGGTGTGGAGATCGGCCGGGTGCACGCGGTGTCACCGTTCGACGTGGACGGGGTGCCGCACGCCCGGTTGACGGTGCAGATCGAGCCGCGCTATCTGGCCCTGATGCCGGCCAACGTCACCGCGGACATCAACGCCACCACCGTCTTCGGCAACAAGTACATCGCCTTCAGATCACCGGAACACCCTGCCCCGCAGCATATTTCCCCACATGGCGAGATCACCGCCACGTGGGTGAGCACCGAGTTCAACTCGCTGTTCGAGACGGTGCTGGCCATCTCGGAGCGGGTCGACCCGGTCAAGCTCAATCTCACGCTGACCGCCGCGGCGGACGCGCTGGCGGGAATGGGCAGCAGGTTCGGCCGCTCCCTGTCGGACGCCGGCGACATCCTCGCCGACGCCAACGCCCGCACCGAGGACTTCGGGCGCGACCTCCGCGCGCTGGCCGCGCTGGGTGATCGCTACGCCGATGCCGCTCCCGATCTGTTCGACGGGCTGGGCCGGGCGGCGCGCACCGCGGCCACGCTCGACGACGAGCGCGACGCGATCGATCGCGCCCTGCTGGCCGCCGTCGGATTCGGCGCCGACGGCGGTGACATCCTGGAGCGCGGCGGGCCGTATCTGGCGCGCGGGGCCGCCGACCTGATTCCGACGGCGACGCTGTTCGACCACTACAGCCCGCAGTTGCTCTGCACCATCCGCAACTACCACGACGTGGCACCGCTGATGGAGGCGACGTTCGGCGGGGACAACGGTTACTCGCTGGATTCGGACGGCACGGTCTTCGGGTTCGGGCTGCCCAACGCCTACGTCTATCCGGACAACCTGCCCAGGGTGAACGCCCACGGCGGGCCGGAGGGCAGGCCCGGCTGCTGGCAGAAGATCACCAAGGATCTGTGGCCCGCACCGTACCTGGTGATGGACACCGGACTGTCGATCGCGCCGTACAACCATTTCGAGTGGGGCTCACCGATTTTCACCGAGTACGTGTGGGGCCGTCAGGTCGGCGAGCCCACCATCAACCCGTGAGGGTTGACCTCAACCTTTCTTGAGCTCTTACCGTGGAGGCCATGACCTTCAAACCACACGAACTGGACTTCCTGCGCAGCACGGTGTTGGGCCGGCTGGCGACAGTCGACCCGCACGGCGCACCTCAGAACAGCCCGGTCGGCTTCACCTACAACGACGAGCTGGGCACCATCGACATCGCCGGCTACCGGATGTCGGCCAGCCGCAAGTACCGGAATCTGGCGCACAACAACAAGGTGGCCTTCGTCGTCGACGACATCGCCTCGCGCGACCCGTGGCGGGTGCGCTGCCTGGAGATCCGGGGTACCGCCGAGCAGGTGACGGGCGCCTCCGACCCGGACGGGCAGCTGGATCCGGCGATCATCCGGGTGACACCGCGCCGGATCATCAGTTTCGGGATCGACGATCAGGACACCGCCCCGCACGACCTGGTGCCCGATATCCGCGACGCCTAGCGCCGCCGCTGCACCACCAACGCCGCGACGGCACCCGCCTCGTTGATCGCCAGGTGCACCAACATGGGCGCCAGCAGACTGCCCGATCGCCGGTACAGCCAGTCGAATGCCCAGCCGGCCGCCGCGGTGGCCACGACCGTGGCGGCTACTGGCTCTCGCGTACGCCGCGCGTCACCGATGTGGCTGAGCCCGAACGCGATCGCCTGGATCAGCCGGCCGGCGTGCGGGCCGAACGCCGCGGCGGTGACGCTGCCCAGGCCGGCCCGGAACGCCGCCTCCTCGGCCCACACGGTGGCCAGCGGGATGCGCAACACCAGCCAGCGCAGCGGGTCGGCGGGTAGCTCCCGGGCCGCCATCCCGGCGCGCACCGGCGGCAGCGCCGTCGAGGCGGCCACCCCGACCGCGATCGGCGTGGCCACCGCCAGACCCAGCCGTACCCCGGAACGCAACGCCGGGCGCCGCACCCCGACGGTGGCACCGCTGAGGGCCAGCACGGCCGTCGCCGCGGCGGCCAGCGCGGGCGCGCGGGTCAGCACCGACTTCCCCGCCGCCACCGCCACGGCCAGTGCGACGGCCCGGGTCATGGTGGCGGACATCAGTATTGGTCGTCGCTGTCGTCGCGGTGCAGGGCGGCCCGCACCCGTTCGGTGTCCGCCGGGGTCCAGCCGTCCGGCGGCGCGACGGCCACCCAGCCGTCGAGCACCGAGTCGCCGTAATTGTGGCCGTGGCCGCCCGGAACGCCGGCGGCGTTGGTCATATCGGCACTCACCTGCCAGAACGTCACGATGGGATACCAGCGCATGGACGCCGTGCGGTCGGCGCCCGGCGGTTCGGTCAGCCAATCCGGCCGGGAGAACAGCAATTTCGGGGACCACCACACGATCGGGTCGGAGGCGTGCTGCAGGAACAACACCCGGCTCCCGTTCCAGGGGCCCGCCGCCACCCGGGCGATCGCCTCGGGGCTCTGGGCTTGGGAGAACCGCACCGTGCGGCCGTTGTCGTAGCGGGGTTCCACCTCGGGGGTGCCCGGGTCGCGGCGCTGCACCAGCCCACTCCACAACGAACTCTCGTTCGGTGGCCCGACCCACAGCACCGAGGAGAAGTCCATCGCGGCGATATCGGGCAGCCAGCCGAAGGCACCCTGGCCGGCCAGCGACCCGAGACTCTCCCCGTACAGCGCCAACTTCGGCCGGTGCGCCTGCGGCAGTTTGGACCAGCGGTCGTGGATGGCGTCGATCATCATCCGGCCGGTCTCCACCGACGTCTCCCGGTCGCCCAGGAACGAAATCCAGCTGGGCAGATACGAGTACTGCATCCCGATCAGGGCGGTGTCGCCGTTGTACATCATCTCGATGGCCCGCGCCGCGACCGGATTGACCCACCCGGTTCCGGTCGTGGGCACGATCACCAGCAGTTTGCGGTCGAAGGCGTCGGTGCGTTCGAGCTCGCTGAGCAGCACCGCGAGCCGGCCCTCCGCGGTGTCCGCGGTCTGCAACCCGGCATACACCCGGATGGGTTCGCGGGCCGGTGTGCCGTTCACCCGGGTGAGTTCGGTGGCATCGGGTCCGCCCGCGACGAAGTTGCGGCCCTGGTAGCCCAGGGTGTCCCAGGGCGCGAAGGATGTCGGACTGCCCGACCGTTCGGGCTGCAGCGGCTGGGCGACGCCGGGCCGGGTGGTGGAGTTCTGGGGTTGGAAGACACTGCTGGCGCCGATCAGGAAACCCCGGTACAGCACGCCGTTGACCAGCGTGATGAGCAGCACCACCACGATGGCGGTGCCGATGAAGAACGCCACCTCGTGGTGCAGCCGCCAGCGCCTGATCAGCAGCCGGGCCAGCAGTTTGACCGCGTCGGCCAGTATCCGCCAGGTGGCGATACCGGCGGCCGCCACCAGCACCGCGATGAGCAGCGTGCGCAGGTAGCTGAGGGTGCCGGGTCCCGCGATACCCATCGCCGCCGACACCTGCCGCTGCCACGCCGCGGCCGGGATGAGCACCAGCAGTGCCGACCCCACCGCCACGATCACGATCGCGGCCTTGATCAGGCGGATCGCCCGAGGCGCCGGCGGCCACCACGGCCGGTGCCGTAACACCAGGCGGTACAACAGTTTTCCGACGCCGACGCCGATGCCGTACCCGATGGCCGCGTTGAGACCGCCGATCAGGCCGGCGAACATCCAGTCACGGGGCAGCAGCGACGGCGTCAACGACAAACAGAACAGCAGGGCACCGAAGGCGATGCCGACGAAGTCGAGGCGGACCAGGCTCCAGACCCACACCAGCAGTGGGTGGCGGTTACCGGTCCGCTCGGTCACCCGAACAACCCGGGCAGCACACCCTCGGAGGTATTGCGCAGTTCGTCCAGCGTCACGCTGAACTGGCCCTGGACCTCCACGGCATCACTGCCCTGGTCGACCACGCCGATCCGGGTGACGGGCAGGCCGCGTGCCTCACACATCGACCGGAACCGGCTCTCCTCGGTGCGCGGCACCGCGACCAGCACCCGGCCGGCCGACTCGGAGAACAGCGTCACGAAGGGATCGGCGCCTTCGGGAAGGATGATGCGGCAGCCGGTTTCACCGGCCAGCGCGGCCTCCACCACCGCCTGCATCAGCCCGCCCTCGCTCAGGTCGTGCGCGGCCGAGATCAACCCGTCCCGCGACGCCGCGGTGAGCACCTCGGCGAGCAGTTTCTCGCGGGCCAGGTCCACCTTCGGCGGCACCCCGCCCAGATGGTCGGCGGTCACCTGCGCCCAGATGGAGCCGTCGAACTCGTCGTGGGTGTCCCCCAGCAGCAGCAGAGTTTCGCCGGGCTCGGTGCCCAGGCCCGTCGGGATGCGGCGCTTCACGTCATCGATGACGCCGAGCACGCCGACCACCGGGGTGGGCAGGATCGCGGTGGTGCCGGTCTGGTTGTAGAAGCTGACGTTGCCGCCGGTGACCGGAATGCCAAGGGCCGCACAACCGTCGGCGAGTCCGCGCACCGCCTGGGAGAACTGCCACATGACGCCCGGGTCCTCCGGTGAGCCGAAGTTCAGGCAGTTGGTCACCGCGACCGGGGTGGCGCCGGTGACGGCGACGTTGCGGTAGGCCTCGGCCAGCGCCAGTTGCGCGCCGGCGTACGGGTCCAGTTGGGTGTAGCGCCCGGACGCGTCCGTCGAGACCGCGACCCCGCGCCCGGTTTCCTCGTCGATGCGCAGCACCCCACCGTCGGCGTGCTCGGCCAGCACGGTGTTGCCGCGCACGTAGCGGTCGTACTGCTCGGTGATGTACGCCCGGCTGCACAGGTGCGGACTGCCCAGCAGCGCAAGCAGAGTCGCCTTCAGTTCGTCGCCGGTCGCCGGTCGGGGCAGCTTGGCCGAGGTGTCGGCGATCAACGCGTCCTGGGTGTCGGGCCGGGCCACCGGCCGCTGGTACACCGGGCCTTCGTGGGCGACGGTGCGCGGCGGCACGTCGACGACGGTCTGGCCGTGCCAGGTGATCTCCAACCGGTCGCCGTCGGTGACCTCCCCGATGACGGTGGCCAGCACATCCCATTTACGGCAGACGGCCAGGAACTTGTCCACGTTCTCCGGCGTGACGACGGCGCACATGCGCTCCTGCGACTCGCTCGACAGGATCTCGGCCGGGGTCATGTTCGCGGCCCGCTGCGGCACCGTCTCCAGTTCGACCCGCATGCCACCGTCGCCGGCCGATGCGAGTTCGGATGTGGCGCACGACAATCCAGCACCGCCGAGGTCCTGGATGCCGACCACCAGGTCGGCCGCATAGAGCTCAAGGCAACACTCGATGAGCACCTTCTCCATGAAGGGGTCACCCACCTGCACAGCGGGCAGTTTCTTGCGGCCCGGGCCGGAGCCCTCGTCGCCGCCGAACGTCTCGGACGCCAGCACCGACACACCGCCGATGCCGTCCAGACCGGTGCGGGCACCGAACAGGATGATCTTGTTGCCGGTGCCCGACGCGAACGCCAGGTGCAGATCCTCCTTGCGCAGCACCCCGACGCACAGCGCGTTCACCAACGGGTTCCCGGCGTAGGAGGCGTCGAAGACGGTCTCACCGCCGATATTGGGCAGGCCGAGGGAGTTCCCGTAGCCGCCGATGCCGCGGACCACGCCGTCGAGCACGCGGCGGGTGTCCGGCGCGTCGGCCGCCCCGAACCGCAGCTGGTCCATGACGGCCACCGGGCGGGCGCCCATCGCCATGATGTCGCGCACGATGCCGCCGACGCCGGTGGCCGCACCCTGATAGGGCTCCACATACGACGGGTGGTTGTGCGACTCCACCTTGAACGTGACGGCCCAGCCGTCACCGATGTCGACGACGCCGGCGTTCTCACCGATGCCGGCGAGCATGCCGGCCCGCATCTCGTCGGTGGTGGTCTCACCGAAGTAGCGCAGGTGCACCTTGGAGGACTTGTAGGAGCAGTGCTCGCTCCACATCACCGAGTACATCGCCAGTTCGGCGTCGGTGGGGCGGCGGCCCAGGATCTCGCGGATGCGCTGATACTCGTCATCCTTGAGGCCGAGCTCACGGTAGGGCTGCGGTTGGTCGGGGGTGGTGGCTGCCCGGTCGACGGTGTCAACTTCGGGGCTGTTACCAGACGTCACCGGCATAGTTTATTCGTTCACGCGGTGACGGCCGACCAGCACCGGCCCGAGCACGCCCCAGAGCAGGACGCTGCCCAGCACCACCAGGATGGTGCACAACAACACCGCGCGTTCGGCGGCGTCGTCGAGCACGTTGAAGGCGAGCAGGCCCAGCACGATGGTCGCCGCGCCGCGCGGCGCCAGAACGGCCACCAGCCGCCGGTTCGGCCGGCTCAGTCCGGACCGGGTCAGCGACAGCACCACCGGGACGAACCGGACCACGGTGACCACCAGCACACAGAACACCACCAGCCCGACGGAGACACCTTCTTCGAGCACGTACCAGGCGACCGCGCCGAAGACGAACCAGAGCACGGCCGACAGCAGGAACGCGATGTCGTCCAGCAGTTCCAGTTCGCGGCGCTCGTCGGAGTAGCGGCGCAATCCGTTGAACGCGATACCGCACACGAAGGCCGCGACGAATCCGTTGCCGTGGGAGGCCACGTTGAGGGTGTAGGCCAGCACCGGGGTGCACACCAGGATCAGCCGGCGGGACCGGTCGGTCATGAGGCCGCGGCGGTCCGCCGCGTTGGCGGCGACCGCCACCGACGCACCGATGACCAGTCCGAGCACGATGGCGCTCAACAGGTGCGGGACCGCGTCACGCACCGCATGCATCACGCTTTCGGCGCCGGCGTGCTCACCTCCGGTGATCGCCAGCGCAAAGACCAGGATCGGCGCGACGACGCCGTCGCTGTAGCCCTCCTCGACGTTGAGCAGATTGCGGACCCGGGCCGGGATCCGCTCGTCGTGCAGGAAGGAGGCCACCGGCGCGAAGTCGATGGGCACCACCACACAGGCCACCGCCAGCAGCGCCGCCCAGGACAGTCCGGGCAGCAGCCAGCTGCCCAGCAGCACCGACAGGGCCAGGCTCAGCGGCAGCGCGATCACGATGAGCCGGAACGCCGGCCCGGCCATCCCGCCGAAGAAACCACCGCGCACGTGGGTGGCGTGACCGAACAGCAGGATCGCCAGGATCAGCTCGATGATCGGCAGGATCACGTCGGTGTCGAGGCTCGCGGCCAGGGCGTGGTGGGTGCCGACACCCACCACCGCGCCGACGATCACCAGCACCATCGCCGGCGTGATGCGCCAGCGGTCCAACTGCCGGGCGAACAGCGCCCACAGTGCCAGCGTCGCGCTGACGCCGACGACCGACCACACCGTGCCGGCGATCAGGACGCGGCCACGCAGAAGGCGTTGCCGTCCGGGTCGGCGAACACCACCCACTGGAACTCGGGGCCGAAATCGTGCCTGCCGGTCTCGGTGGCACCCAGCGAGACCAGGCGGGCGATCTCGGCTTCGAGATCCTCGGTGTGGAAGTCGACGTGCACGCGGTTCTTGCCGGGCGTCGGGTCGTCGACGCGCTGGAAGCCCAGCCGCAGCCCGCTCGGCAGCGTGACGAACACGAATTCGCCTGGCATCAGGGCGGTCAGCTCACCCCCGGCGGCTGTGGCCCACCACGCCGCGAGGCGATCGGGATCGAGCGAATCGACAGTGATCATCTCCACACCAATAGCCATAGCCGGAGAGTAACCACTACCCCCGACGCGTGCCCGCCGCCGGCGCCAGAAACGCCTGAAGCGCCGCCGAATACGCGGCCACGTCGGCGGCGCCCATCACCTCGCGGGCCGAATGCATGGCCAGCTGGGCCGCTCCCACGTCGACGGTGGGAATCCCGGTGCGCGCGGCGGTCATCGGCCCGATCGTCGACCCGCACGGCAGGTCGGCCCGGTGTTCGTAGCGCTGCAGCGGCACCCCGGCCTGCCGGCACGCCAGCGCGAAGGCCGCCGCGGTGCGGCCATCGGTGGCGTAGCGCAGATTCGGCTGCACCTTGAGTACCGGGCCGGCGTTCACCGCGATGAGGTGGCCGGGTTCGTGCCGGTCCGGGTAGTTCGGGTGGGTGGCGTGTGCCATGTCGCCGGAGGCGATCATCGATTCGGCGCAGCGGCGCAGGAAGTCCTGCCGATCCTGGCCGCTCGCCAGCACGATGCGCTCGAGCACCGTCAGCAGCAGTTCGGACTGCGCGCCGTGATCGGACTGCGAACCGACCTCCTCGTGGTCGAACAGCGCCAGCACCGGGATGTGACTCTCCGGTTCGGCGGCGAGCAGCGCCTCGAGCCCGGCATGACAGGTCACCTGGTTGTCCAGCCGGGGCGCGCTGACGAACTCGCGGCCGGCGCCGGTGATCGCCGACGGCGCCAGGTCGTGGGTCATCAGGTCGAAGCCCAGCACGTCGGATTCGCGCACCCCGGCGCGTTCGGCGACGAACCCGATGAACGACCGCTGCTCCCCCACCCCCAAGATCGCGTTGACGTGCCGCTGCGGGTCGGGGCTGACCCCCTTGCGGT harbors:
- a CDS encoding sterol carrier family protein, whose translation is MAARRTVDPEQTRAAVLAVADWLRDDSLPAPDRPVIAEAVRLTARTLAALAPGASVEVRVPPFVAVQCIEGPRHTRGTPPNVVEADPRTWLRVATGLLSIDAASGMSLSGSRAVEIADWLPVVPLPY
- a CDS encoding MCE family protein; the encoded protein is MAADRFAVPHRTVGAVALALLTALAVLIYLQFRGDFRFRAELTVLSPRAGLGVDPGSKVTFNGVEIGRVHAVSPFDVDGVPHARLTVQIEPRYLALMPANVTADINATTVFGNKYIAFRSPEHPAPQHISPHGEITATWVSTEFNSLFETVLAISERVDPVKLNLTLTAAADALAGMGSRFGRSLSDAGDILADANARTEDFGRDLRALAALGDRYADAAPDLFDGLGRAARTAATLDDERDAIDRALLAAVGFGADGGDILERGGPYLARGAADLIPTATLFDHYSPQLLCTIRNYHDVAPLMEATFGGDNGYSLDSDGTVFGFGLPNAYVYPDNLPRVNAHGGPEGRPGCWQKITKDLWPAPYLVMDTGLSIAPYNHFEWGSPIFTEYVWGRQVGEPTINP
- a CDS encoding PPOX class F420-dependent oxidoreductase — its product is MTFKPHELDFLRSTVLGRLATVDPHGAPQNSPVGFTYNDELGTIDIAGYRMSASRKYRNLAHNNKVAFVVDDIASRDPWRVRCLEIRGTAEQVTGASDPDGQLDPAIIRVTPRRIISFGIDDQDTAPHDLVPDIRDA
- a CDS encoding Rv0804 family intramembrane glutamic endopeptidase, with translation MSATMTRAVALAVAVAAGKSVLTRAPALAAAATAVLALSGATVGVRRPALRSGVRLGLAVATPIAVGVAASTALPPVRAGMAARELPADPLRWLVLRIPLATVWAEEAAFRAGLGSVTAAAFGPHAGRLIQAIAFGLSHIGDARRTREPVAATVVATAAAGWAFDWLYRRSGSLLAPMLVHLAINEAGAVAALVVQRRR
- a CDS encoding alpha/beta hydrolase, translated to MTERTGNRHPLLVWVWSLVRLDFVGIAFGALLFCLSLTPSLLPRDWMFAGLIGGLNAAIGYGIGVGVGKLLYRLVLRHRPWWPPAPRAIRLIKAAIVIVAVGSALLVLIPAAAWQRQVSAAMGIAGPGTLSYLRTLLIAVLVAAAGIATWRILADAVKLLARLLIRRWRLHHEVAFFIGTAIVVVLLITLVNGVLYRGFLIGASSVFQPQNSTTRPGVAQPLQPERSGSPTSFAPWDTLGYQGRNFVAGGPDATELTRVNGTPAREPIRVYAGLQTADTAEGRLAVLLSELERTDAFDRKLLVIVPTTGTGWVNPVAARAIEMMYNGDTALIGMQYSYLPSWISFLGDRETSVETGRMMIDAIHDRWSKLPQAHRPKLALYGESLGSLAGQGAFGWLPDIAAMDFSSVLWVGPPNESSLWSGLVQRRDPGTPEVEPRYDNGRTVRFSQAQSPEAIARVAAGPWNGSRVLFLQHASDPIVWWSPKLLFSRPDWLTEPPGADRTASMRWYPIVTFWQVSADMTNAAGVPGGHGHNYGDSVLDGWVAVAPPDGWTPADTERVRAALHRDDSDDQY
- the purL gene encoding phosphoribosylformylglycinamidine synthase subunit PurL, whose protein sequence is MTSGNSPEVDTVDRAATTPDQPQPYRELGLKDDEYQRIREILGRRPTDAELAMYSVMWSEHCSYKSSKVHLRYFGETTTDEMRAGMLAGIGENAGVVDIGDGWAVTFKVESHNHPSYVEPYQGAATGVGGIVRDIMAMGARPVAVMDQLRFGAADAPDTRRVLDGVVRGIGGYGNSLGLPNIGGETVFDASYAGNPLVNALCVGVLRKEDLHLAFASGTGNKIILFGARTGLDGIGGVSVLASETFGGDEGSGPGRKKLPAVQVGDPFMEKVLIECCLELYAADLVVGIQDLGGAGLSCATSELASAGDGGMRVELETVPQRAANMTPAEILSSESQERMCAVVTPENVDKFLAVCRKWDVLATVIGEVTDGDRLEITWHGQTVVDVPPRTVAHEGPVYQRPVARPDTQDALIADTSAKLPRPATGDELKATLLALLGSPHLCSRAYITEQYDRYVRGNTVLAEHADGGVLRIDEETGRGVAVSTDASGRYTQLDPYAGAQLALAEAYRNVAVTGATPVAVTNCLNFGSPEDPGVMWQFSQAVRGLADGCAALGIPVTGGNVSFYNQTGTTAILPTPVVGVLGVIDDVKRRIPTGLGTEPGETLLLLGDTHDEFDGSIWAQVTADHLGGVPPKVDLAREKLLAEVLTAASRDGLISAAHDLSEGGLMQAVVEAALAGETGCRIILPEGADPFVTLFSESAGRVLVAVPRTEESRFRSMCEARGLPVTRIGVVDQGSDAVEVQGQFSVTLDELRNTSEGVLPGLFG
- a CDS encoding cation:proton antiporter domain-containing protein, yielding MWSVVGVSATLALWALFARQLDRWRITPAMVLVIVGAVVGVGTHHALAASLDTDVILPIIELILAILLFGHATHVRGGFFGGMAGPAFRLIVIALPLSLALSVLLGSWLLPGLSWAALLAVACVVVPIDFAPVASFLHDERIPARVRNLLNVEEGYSDGVVAPILVFALAITGGEHAGAESVMHAVRDAVPHLLSAIVLGLVIGASVAVAANAADRRGLMTDRSRRLILVCTPVLAYTLNVASHGNGFVAAFVCGIAFNGLRRYSDERRELELLDDIAFLLSAVLWFVFGAVAWYVLEEGVSVGLVVFCVLVVTVVRFVPVVLSLTRSGLSRPNRRLVAVLAPRGAATIVLGLLAFNVLDDAAERAVLLCTILVVLGSVLLWGVLGPVLVGRHRVNE
- a CDS encoding VOC family protein; this encodes MAIGVEMITVDSLDPDRLAAWWATAAGGELTALMPGEFVFVTLPSGLRLGFQRVDDPTPGKNRVHVDFHTEDLEAEIARLVSLGATETGRHDFGPEFQWVVFADPDGNAFCVAAS
- a CDS encoding M18 family aminopeptidase, giving the protein MPASPQSLCEFIDASPSPFHVCATAARLLEAAGYTELSESQAWPDSGGKFFTVRAGSLVAWDSTPGQVPFRIVGGHTDSPNLRVKQHPDRVVAGWQVVALQPYGGAWLNSWLDRDLGISGRLSVVDGGQVAHRLVRIDDPILRVPQLAIHLSDDRKGVSPDPQRHVNAILGVGEQRSFIGFVAERAGVRESDVLGFDLMTHDLAPSAITGAGREFVSAPRLDNQVTCHAGLEALLAAEPESHIPVLALFDHEEVGSQSDHGAQSELLLTVLERIVLASGQDRQDFLRRCAESMIASGDMAHATHPNYPDRHEPGHLIAVNAGPVLKVQPNLRYATDGRTAAAFALACRQAGVPLQRYEHRADLPCGSTIGPMTAARTGIPTVDVGAAQLAMHSAREVMGAADVAAYSAALQAFLAPAAGTRRG